A portion of the Thermodesulfobacteriota bacterium genome contains these proteins:
- a CDS encoding non-heme iron oxygenase ferredoxin subunit, which yields MAEFEKVAKTSEINPGEVKSVIVGNLAIAICNSDGEYFAFIDECSHETLPLSDGILDGKTITCAYHGAEFDVESGEALCLPAVDRIETFKLKVDGDDIYVLVED from the coding sequence ATGGCTGAATTTGAAAAAGTAGCTAAAACATCTGAAATAAATCCTGGTGAAGTTAAATCTGTAATTGTTGGCAATCTAGCAATTGCTATATGCAATTCAGACGGTGAGTACTTTGCATTTATTGATGAATGCTCGCATGAGACCCTTCCATTATCAGACGGCATTTTAGACGGCAAGACTATAACATGTGCATATCATGGAGCTGAGTTTGATGTAGAAAGTGGTGAAGCGCTATGCCTGCCTGCTGTAGATCGGATAGAGACCTTTAAGCTTAAAGTTGATGGCGATGACATCTACGTTCTAGTAGAAGATTAA